TTGAAGGAAGTTTTATTGCAGCTGTAAGACTGTCTGTTGGTGGTACTGTCGATGATGCATTAGCCGAAATCAAACAATCATTTTAGTTAAATCTTACTAATAATGAAAAAAGTAAACCTTTTTCAAATGAAACTTTATAAAAAATATGATAGTATATATGTAAATGTTTAATAAAATCTGGAGAAAATAGGAGGACATTGCCATGCAACACCTTATAAAAAAACATGTATTGAATGGCGAGTTTGATTTAGTACGACAATTGATGTCCGAAACAGATTTTATGGAATTTGAAGAAGCATATATTTCAAGTGCGCATGAAGTAGAAAGTATGATGTTTTATACATGTATTTTAGATATGATTAAACATGAAGAATCTTCTGAAATGCATGACCTAGCATTTTTATTGCTTGTGTATCCACTAAGTGAATATGAAGGTGCTTTGGATTCTGCTTATTACCATGCAGACGCTTCCATAAAACTTACTGACGGCAAAGAAGTTAAAAGTTTGTTACAAATGTTATTATTGCATGCGATACCAACACCTGTTATTTCAGATAAGAAGGCTTTTGATATCGCCAAACAAATATTAAAATTAGATCCTAATAATAATGTTGCTCGTAACGTCTTAAAGGATACTGCCAAACGTATGGACAACGTTGTTGTTGATATAAATGAATTACACCAACGTAATGCACGTTAATTTTATTTCAATTATATTAGCTTAATAATAGTTTTAACATTTGATTGGGTTGGGACATTGGTTCCAGCCTTTTTTAATACTCAAATTTTGTTATTAGGAAGATATGAATTCTAAAAAGTTTTTATGCAGTATTTTAAAAGATTATACAATTGGCATCCAATTTATATAAATGAATGATAAGAATTTAATAAAATCCACGCATACGTAATATTATTTTGTGTCACTTTAGAAAATAGCAGGAGATTGAGACATAAAGTTTTTGTGCTCTGGGAAACCGATTAACGGCGTCCCAAAAACAGGATTTTCGGCAAAAACTCTCACAATTCGACAAAATTTGGAAAACAATTTTGCTCATCGTTCTGTTCTGCTCAAATCCTAAACGCTTTTGTCCCGACCTGTTTATCTGCATAATCAGCTTGAAAATAGCTCTTGGATTAGGTTTCAAAACAGTGTTTTTCTGATAGGTTTGCGTATACAAAAATTTCGCATGACAGCATTATAAAAGGGAAAATTTATAAAAAATTTAAATGTCATTAAACGTGATAATGTGAATGGATTGAGCGATTTTATAAAAATGAAAATGAACCTATGCGACTTGCAATTAATTTTGAGTACGTTATAATGCACACTGTGCAAAATTAAGGAGGTCTATTATTCACATGATGATGAATAAGGAAGCAACAAAAATTGGATTTGCCTACGTCGGCATAGTAGTGGGCGCAGGATTTTCAACAGGACAAGAAGTTATGCAATTTTTCACTAAATATGGCTTGTGGGCTTATTTAGGTGTGATTATATCTGGTTTTATTTTAGCTTTTATTGGGCGCCAAGTAGCCAAAATTGGTACCGCATTTGAAGCGACTAACCATGAATCGACGCTACAATACGTATTCGGTGAAAAGTTTAGTAAAATCTTTGATTATATTTTAATTTTCTTCTTATTTGGTATAGCTGTAACTATGATTGCAGGTGCTGGTGCAACATTTGAAGAAAGTTATAACATACCTACTTGGCTAGGTGCTCTAATTATGACAGTAGCTATATACGTCACGTTACTATTGGACTTTAACAAAATAGTACGTGCACTTGGTATTGTTACACCATTTTTAATTGTGCTAGTTGTACTTATTGCTGGCGTTTATTTATTTAAAGGTCATGTATCATTAGCAGAAGTAAACCAAGTAGTACCTGATGCTAGTATTTGGAAAGGTATTTGGTTCGGTACAATATATGGTGGTTTAGCATTCTCTGTAGGCTTTAGTACTATAGTAGCAATTGGCGGAGATACTGATAAACGTACAGTATCTGGTGCAGGTGCAATGTTTGGCGGTATTATCTATACCGTATTATTAGCATTGATTAACTTTGCTTTACAAAGTGAATATCCTACAATTAAAAATGCTTCAATTCCAACTTTGACATTAGCAAATAACATTCATCCGTTAATCGCAACGGTGCTATCTGTTATTATGCTTGCAGTTATGTATAATACTATTTTAGGGCTTATGTATTCATTTGCAGCGCGCTTTACAGAACCATATAGTAAAAAATATCATATTTTTATTATAGTAATGATGGTAGCAGGTTATTTATTAAGTTTCGTAGGATTCGCTGAATTAATTAATAAATTATACACAATAATGGGATATGTAGGTCTATTTATTGTAGTAGCTGTAATAATAAAATATTTCAAACGTAAAAATGCGGACAAAAAACATATTGCTTAACAGTGTATGTTGAATGTTCAAAACTTTACAATTGAAGCACTTTGTTTTAACCTTAAAAGCAATTCGTCTCTACTTATTTTAGACGAATTGCTTTTTATATTTACTAAGTCTTTTAACATTAGTGTCTATAGAAATAGAGAGGTAAGATGTAATGAATAGAGATAACAAATGGGCGATAATCACAGCACTCATTATAGCTGTCGTAGGTGTATTATTAGCACTTCATTTAAAACAACATTATGATCAAGCTACAATAGAGAATCAATCCAATAAAGATAAAATAAATGTTAAGAATAAAAATGTGCACATTTATCAAAATATTACATATAACAGAGTATTTCCAAATAGTAAGTTAGATATTATTACACCAGCTGATATGTCCTCTAATACTAAATTACCAGTTATTTTTTGGATGCATGGTGGTGGGTACATTGCAGGAGATAAGCAATATAAAAATCCATTGCTAGCAAAAATTGCTGAACAAGGTTATATCGTAGTTAATGTAAATTATGCATTAGCACCACAGTATAAATATCCGACACCTTTAATTCAAATGAGCCAAGCCACTAAGTTTATTAAAGAAAATAAAATGAATATACCTATCGACTTTGACCAAGTTGTCATTGGTGGTGATTCAGCAGGAGCTCAATTAGCTAGTCAATTTACAGCTATTCAAACAAACAACCATTTAAGAAAAGCAATGCAATTTGATCAAACATTTAAACCATCACAAATTAAAGGTGCTATATTTTTTGGGGGATTTTATAACATGCAAACTGTTAGGAAAACTGAGTTTCCTAGAATACAGTTATTTATGAAAAGCTATACTGGTGAACAGGACTGGGAAAAAGGATTTAAAAATATTTCTCAAATGTCGACAGTTAAACAGGCTACAAGTGATTATCCACCAACATATTTATCAGTAGGAGATAGCGATCCTTTTGAAAGCCAAAATGTTGAATTTAGTAAAAGGTTAGATGAACTAGGGGTACCTGTAGATACATTATTTTATGACGGTACACATCATTTACATCATCAATACCAATTTCATCTGGATAAACCTGAATCAATTGAAAACATCAAAAAAGTGTTACTTTTCCTAAGTCGTAATACATCTTCTTCAGGAGTTCAAACTGAAGAAAAGCCTCAAATAGAAAACCCAGGTAATGAGGTACCATTAAATCCGTTAAATTAGAATATGGGTAGGTTTTTAAAACTTTATTCATTACTTAAATTTAAAAATAGTTAAACATATTAATAGAAAATACTGTTGTCAGTAAGGATAACGCATATGAACAATAGCTACGTCATTTTAATTAATTTCAATTAAGATGACGTAGTTTTTTTATTCGAAATGAATACGTATCTTTACATAAAATAACTTTTTACAACTAATTTATCAAAAAATATCGCAGACGTGATATAATAAATTGATAATATGAAATGAATTTAAAACGAAAATATAAAAATATAGATTGAGTACAAAGTGATTTGAAATAAGGTAGTGAAAGGAAATGACTAGATTATCATTAAAACCATTTAAGAATAAACGTGTAATAGTTAGTGGGCGTATTCAGCGAGTGTTATATAAAAATTATTTAGATCGGCATAGTACATTTAAACCAAATGTAAGAATATTATTAAAAGACGTAGTCGTCGCAGGGGTCTCTATAGATCATATATGGTTATACGAGACAAATAAATATTATGCATTGGCAATGGAACTTATTTATCGTCGTGTAAAATTTAGCGCTCATGTTGTGCCGTATTATAAGATCAATAAAAGTAATAACCTTTTTGTACAAGATTATGGAATTAAACGTAAAAGCAAATTGATATCTGAAGAGAAATACAATCAAAATAATCAAGTACAGGATTCGATTTACGAAAAATTACCAAATATAGATTTTAAGCTTGAAGATTTCTTTAGCAAGGAAAATTAAAAAATACAAAAATAGCAAAGCACCACTTAAGGTATTTGATTATAAATCAACTACACATTAGTGGTGCTTTATTATTATATAATGATTTGTCATGTCGAAATCCTCAAGTATTTTCTAATATGAAATTTAGCGATTTAAATTAAACTCAGAAAGTGCATAGACAATTGTCGTGATGCGATTCTAATTCAAGATTATGATAAAATAGCTTTAATTAAGAATTTTAGCCATCATGTAGTCATCATAATATTTACCGTCGATAAATAATTTGTCTTTTAAGACACCTTCAATTTGAAAATCAGCATTTTTAAATAGTTCAAGCGCAGGCTGATTATTGAGTGGTACATTTGCTTCGATGCGATGTATTTGATTGTTTAAGCACCATGCCATAATGGCATCTATAAGTGCTTGACCGATACCACGATGCTGGTAAAGCTTTTTAACACCTAAATCGATTTTAGCAACATGTTTAATTCGTTTGAAATGCATCGTGTTAACAAATGCAAAGCCAACAAGTTGTTCGTCACTCTCAGCTACAAATATGACTTTATGTGGAGAAGTAATATATTCCTCTAATTGTTTACTAGCTGACGTGACGCTTGGGTCATATTCTCCAGGAGTATAAAACATATATGGAGATTCGTCGTAAATTTTTGATAACATTGAAATAAAGTTCTCAACATCTTTGATACTAACTCTACGTATGATATGGGCCATGAAAAGCCTCCAGTATTTTGAAATTTTAAAACATTTGCTACTATTATAATATATATGTGACTAAAAGGTGGAGTAATATGTTTTTTGGTTACAGTTTAAAGGAGTATTTTATATGAAACCTAAAGTTTTATTAGCAGGTGGAACAGGATATATCGGTAAATATTTAAGTGAAGTTATTGAAAACGATGCGGATCTTTATGTTATTTCAAAATATCCTGAAAATAAAAAAACAGACAATGTCGACATGACTTGGATTCAATGTGATATTTATCATTACGATCAAGTAGTAAAAGCAATGAATCAAATAGATATTGCAGTATTTTTTATAGATCCAACGAAAAATTCTGCTAAGATTACCCAATCTTCAGCAAGAGACTTAACGTTAATTGCAGCAGACAATTTTGGTAGAGCAGCTGCTATAAACCAAGTTAAAAAAGTGATTTATATTCCTGGAAGTCGATATGATAATGAAACGATTGAACGTTTAGGGGCATACGGTATAACTGTTGAAACAACAAACTTAGTTTTTAAACGCGCTTTAGTCAATGTAGAGTTACAAGTATCTAAATATGATGACGTTAGGTCAACAATGAAAGTACCATTGCCGAAAGGATGGACACTACAACATTTGGTTAATCACTTTATCGCATGGATGGGATATACAAAAGGGACATTTGTGAAAACAGAGAAAGTACAAGATTTAGTTAAAGTTTATATAAAGAATAAAGCACGACCGCTTGCGGTATTTAAAATAATGGAAACGGCAGAAGGAATAATCACTTTGAAATTAATAAGCGGGAGCCTAGTCAAAAAGAAAGCAGTCACACAAGGTAAACTGGAATTTAGGTTTATTAAAGCATCCGCAGTAGTCTATATCCATCTGTATGATTATATTCCTCGCGTATTTTGGCCAATTTATTATTTTATACAAGCACCAATGCAAAAAATGATGATACATGGCTTTGAAGTAGATTGTCGTATAAAAGATTTTCAAAGTCGTTTAAAATCAGGGGAAAATATGAAATATACTAAATGATATCAGGTGATATGAATGCAAATATTATTAGTTGAAGATGACAATACTTTATTTCAAGAATTGAAAAAAGAATTAGAACAATGGGATTTTAACGTTGCTGGTATAGAAGATTTCGGTAAAGTGATGGATACATTTGAAAGCTTTAATCCTGAAATTGTAATATTAGACGTTCAATTGCCTAAATATGATGGATTTTATTGGTGTCGAAAAATGAGAGAGGTATCCAATGTACCAATATTATTCTTATCATCTCGTGATAATCCAATGGATCAAGTTATGAGCATGGAGTTAGGTGCAGATGATTATATGCAAAAGCCTTTTTATACCAATGTCTTAATCGCTAAATTACAAGCGATTTATCGTCGCGTCTATGAATTTACTGCAGAAGAAAAACGTACACTTACATGGCAAGATGCAGTAGTAGACTTATCAAAGGATAGTATTCAAAAAGGTGATGAAACTATATTTTTATCAAAAACTGAAATGATAATATTAGAAATACTGATTACTAAAAAGAATCAAATTGTTTCTAGAGATACAATTATTACTGCTTTATGGGATGATGAAGCGTTTGTCAGTGATAATACATTAACGGTTAATGTGAATCGTTTGCGTAAGAAATTATCAGAAATAGGAATGGATAGTGCAATTGAAACCAAAGTAGGAAAAGGATATATGGCACATGAATAATTTAAAATGGGTAGGATATTTCCTTAAATCACGTATGAATTGGATATTTTGGATATTATTTTTGAATTTTATAATGTTAGGTATTAGTCTAATTGATTATGATTTTCCAATTGATAGTGTGTTTTATATTGTTTCGCTTAATTTAAGTTTAACATTGATTTTTTTAATCATAACGTATTTTAAAGAAGTAAAGTTATATAAGCATTTTGATAAAGATAAAGAAATTGAGGAGATTAAACATAAAGATTTAGCAGAGACACCATTTCAACGTCATACTGTGGATTATTTATATCGTCAAATTTTAGCGCATAAAGATAAGGTTGTTGATCAACAGTTACAATTGAATATGCATGAACAAACCATCACTGAATTTGTACATGATATAAAAACGCCAGTGACAGCCATGAAATTACTAATTGATCAAGAAGAGAATCATGAAAGAAAACAAGCACTATTATATGAATGGTCTCGTATTAATTCAATGTTAGATACTCAACTGTATATTACAAGGTTAGAGTCACAACGTAAGGATATGTATTTTGATTATGTGCCTCTTAAACGCATGGTTATTGATGAAATTCAATTAACAAGACATATTAGTCAAGTTAAAGGCATTGGCTTTGATGTTGACTTTAAAGTTGATGATCATGTGTATACAGATATTAAATGGTGTCGCATGATTATTAGACAAATTTTATCTAATGCATTGAAATATAGTGAGAATTATAATATTGAAATTAGAACAGAATTAATCGACAAACATGTATCTTTGATTATTAAAGACCATGGAAGAGGTATTAGTAAGAAAGATATGCCTCGAATATTTGAACGTGGTTTCACGTCAACTGCAAATCGAAATGAAACAACATCTTCGGGTATGGGACTATATTTAGTAAATAATGTGAAAGATCAATTAGGTATTCAAGTCGATGTTACATCTGCTGTCGGTAAAGGGACAACAGTTAGTTTAGTTTTCCCATTACAAAATGAAATTGTTGAACGCATGTCAGAAGTGACAAATTTGTCATTTTAAACATGTGTTTTGTTACTTTGAATTGATACATCTAATCAACTTCAACGATATAATAAAATAGATGTTAGTCATATGTTAAATTGAAGATGCTAGTGCCAAAACTTAATGGAAATGAAGTTAAGCTTAATTATAGGAGTGTTAAAGTGGCAATTTTAGAAGTAAAACAATTAACAAAAATATATGGAAATAAAAAAATGGCACAAGAAGTTCTACGAGATATCAATATGTCAGTAGAAGAGGGTGAATTTATCGCGATTATGGGTCCTTCTGGATCTGGAAAGACAACGCTATTAAATGTTTTAAGTTCAATCGATTATATTTCTCAAGGATCCATTACATTAAAAGGCCAAAAATTAGAAAAACTCTCAAATAAAGACCTTTCAAATATTCGGAAACATGACATTGGTTTTATTTTCCAAGAATATAATTTGCTTCATACATTGACAGTTAAAGAAAACATTATGTTGCCATTAACCGTTCAACGACTAGATAAAGACACAATGTTAAACCGCTATCAAAAAGTAGCTGAAGCATTAAATATATTTGATATTAGTGAAAAATACCCATCTGAACTATCTGGTGGACAACGACAAAGAACATCTGCTGCAAGGGCGTTTATTACGCTTCCGTCAATTATCTTTGCAGATGAACCAACAGGTGCGCTTGATTCTAAAAGTACGCAAGATTTATTAAAACGATTAACAAAAATGAATGAAGAATTTAAGTCTACAATCATTATGGTTACACACGATCCTGTTGCGGCTAGCTATGCTAATAGAGTGATAATGCTTAAAGATGGTCAGATTTTTACTGAATTGTATCAAGGTGATGATGATAAACAAACATTTTTCAAAGAAATAATGCGTGTTCAAAGTGTTCTAGGTGGCGTTAATTATGAGCTTTAATCAGATTATATTTAAAAATTTTCGCCAAAACTTTTCGTATTATGCTATCTATCTATTTTCTCTAATAACTAGCATAGTATTGTACTTTAGTTTTGTAGCGTTAAAATATGCACATAAAATTAATATGACAGAATCATACCCTATCATTAAAGAGGGATCACAAGTAGGTAGTTACTTTTTATTCTTTATCATAATCGCATTTTTATTATATGCTAATGTGCTATTTATTAAGCGTAGAAGTTATGAGCTAGCATTATATCAAACATTAGGGTTATCTAAGTTCAATATTTTATATATTTTGATGCTTGAACAATTATTATTATTCATAATTACGGCGACGCTAGGTATCATTATAGGAATATTCGGTTCGAAAATTTTATTAATGATTGTATTTACATTGTTAGGTATTAAAGAAAAGGTGCCGATTATTTTTAGTTTAAGGGCAGTTATCGAAACATTATTATTAATTGGTGTAGCATATTTATTTACGGCAATTCAAAATTTTGTTTTAGTATTTAAGCAGTCCATTTCGCAACTTTCAAAGAATAACCAAGTAAAAGAAAGTAACCATAATAAAATTACATTTGAAGAAGTTATTTTAGGCATTTTGGGTATTATATTGATTATCACCGGATACTATCTCTCCCTCAATATAGTCCAATATTATAATTCTATTGGCATTTTGTTATTTATACTATTTTCAACAGTAATAGGTGCTTATTTCTTTTTCAAGAGCTCAGTTTCTCTTGTTTTTAAAATGGTTAAAAAATTTAGAAAAGGTGTTATTAGTGTAAACGATGTGATGTTTTCATCATCGATTATGTATCGAATCAAGAAAAATGCATTTTCGTTGACTGTTATGGCAATCATTTCTGCAATTACTGTGTCAGTCTTATGTTTTGCTGCAATCAGTAGAGCATCTTTAGATAGTGAAATTAAATATAGTTCGCCACATGACGTTACAATTAGAGATCAGCAAAAAGCTAATGAGTTAGCTAATGAATTGAATAATCAAAAGATACCTCATTTTTATAATTACAAAGAAGTTATACACACAAAGTTATATAAAGATGACTTGTTTGATGTGAAAATGAAAGAACCATATAATGTAACGATTACTAGTGATAAATATATACCTAATACGAATTTAAAGCGTGGTCAAGCTGATTTGTTCGTAGCAGAAGGAGCTATTAAAGATTTAGTTAAACACAAGAAACATGGTAAAGCCATTATAGGAACTAAAAAGCATCATGTTGATATCAAGTTGCGTAAAGATATTAACAAAATATATTTTATGACGGATGTTGATTTAGGTGGTCCGACGTTTGTTTTAAATGATCAGGACTATCAAGAAATAAGAAAATATACCAAGCCTAAACATATCGTTTCACAATTTGGATTCGATTTAAAACATAAAAAAGATGCATTGGCATTAGAAAAAGCAAAAAATAAAGTAGATAAATCTATTGAAACAAGAAGTGAAGCGGCAAGTTCTATATCTAGTTTAACGGGGATATTATTATTTGTAACATCATTTTTAGGTGTTACATTTTTAATTGCTGTATGTTGCATCATTTATATCAAACAAATTGATGAGACTGAAGATGAATTAGAAAATTATAGTATTTTAAGAAAACTTGGATTTACACAAAAAGATATGGCGAGGGGATTAAAATTTAAAATTACATTTAATTTTGGATTACCTTTAGTTATTGCGCTCTCCCATGCATATTTTACATCATTAGCCTATATGAAATTGATGGGTACAACGAATCAAATACCGATTTTTATAGTAATGGGACTATATATTTGTATGTATGCCATTTTTGCAATAATAGCCTATAATCATTCGAAACGCACAATTAGACATTCAATATAATTATATTTTACGGCTTTCAGGGAAGTAACGGATAGAAATCTAATATACTTCGCTGGAAGCTTTTTTAGGTTCTATGAATAAATTGGAATGATTGAACAGCTTTTACTTTTACCAGCATAAATTTTAGGGATTTTGAAAGTGAAAACATGGGCTCAAACTTTGTAAATAGTGATAAATATGAGAAAATAGAATAGTAAGTATTAAATACTATAAATAGCACAACTAGTTCGAAAATGTATTCCAAACTAATTAATATGTAAAAGTTATGTAATACATATTGTATCACTGTAAAATTTTCAATGATTTTAATTTACATTTTTTAGATATACCAAGATAAAAAAGCGCTTATTAAATAAGCGTTTTTAAACAAACGCCTACGATTATTTAAATTTTGTGTAAATATTAAGTTTCGTCTTTGTTAAAAATTTGTAAATTGAATTGTGGGATTGTAAATTTTGTGCTATTTTCATATAAGGGCAAATACAGTAAATATTTACTGTGAGGCATATTTGAAATTAGTATCAGTACACTAAAAATATACTGACGATTGATAATAACAAATTTGTATCATTAGTTTGTAAATTCACTTGTCTTATTTGAAACAAATTATAACTGAATGTGATTGGTGACAATCGCTTAAATGGAGGATTTTAAATGTTTAGTAAGAAAAAAGATAAGTTTATGGTTCAATTAGAAGAGATGGTTTTTAATCTAGATCGTGCAGCTATTGAATTCGGTAAAATGGACTTCAATACTCATTTAGATTTAAAAGCATACTCAGACAACATTAAAACTTACGAGTCACATGGTGACGAATTAGTACATCAAGTTATTACTGATTTAAATCAAACATTTATCACACCAATTGAACGTGAAGATATTTTATCATTATGTGATGCAATTGATGATGTTTTAGATGCAATTGAAGAAACAGCTGCTATGTTTGAAATGTATTCAATTGAATACACAGATGAATATATGGCTGAATTTGTTGATAACATTCAAAAAGCTGTAGCAGAGATGAAACTTGCAGTTGGCTTATTAGTAGATAAAAAGTTATCACATATGCGTATCCATTCAATTAATATTAAAGAATTTGAAACAAATTGTGATGGTATTTTAAGACAGTCAATTAAACATATTTTCAATAGCGAAACGGATCCAATCACATTAATAAAAATAAAAGATATTTATGAAAGTATGGAAGAAATTGCTGATAAATGTCAAATCGTAGCAAATAATTTTGAAACTATTATTATGAAAAATAGCTAAGGGGAGTATATATTTATGTCATATATAATCATCGTCACTATAGCTGTAGTTATTTTCTCGCTGGTATTTGACTTTATCAATGGATTCCATGATACAGCCAATGCAGTAGCTACTGCAGTATCGACTAGAGCGTTAACGCCAAAAACGGCAATTTTAATGGCAGCAGTGATGAACTTTATAGGTGCTTTAACATTTACGGGCGTTGCAGGCACTATTACTAAAGACATTGTCGATCCATTTAAATTAGAAAATGGATTAGTTGTTGTATTAGCAGCAATATTAGCAGCTATCGTTTGGAATTTAGCTACATGGTTTTATGGTATACCGAGTTCGTCTTCTCATGCTCTGATAGGGTCAATTGCAGGAGCTGCGATTGCATCTGAAGGTTCATTTTCAGTGTTACATTATCAAGGGTTCACAAAAATTATTATTGTATTAATCGTTTCACCGATTATTGCATTTTGTGTTGGTTTTTTAATGTATTCTATTTTTAAAGTGATATTTAAAAATGCAAACTTAACAAGAGCGAACCGTAACTTTAGATTTTTCCAAATTTTCACAGCAGCGTTACAATCATTTTCACATGGTACAAACGATGCACAAAAATCGATGGGGATTATTACATTGGCTTTGATTGTTGCAAATGTTCAAACTGATGGTAGTGTAGAACCTCAATTATGGGTTAAGGTAGCTTGTGCAACAGCTATGGGTCTTGGTACCGCTATTGGTGGTTGGAAAATTATCAAAACTGTAGGTGGTAATATTATGAAAATTCGTCCTGCTAATGGTGCAGCGGCTGATTTATCATCTGCATTAACAATTTTCGTCGCGTCATCATTACATTTCCCATTATCAACAACACACGTTGTTTCATCATCAATTTTAGGTGTAGGTGCTTCTAACAGAGCCAAAGGTGTTAAGTGGAGTACTGCACAGAGAATGATTATTACATGGGTAATTACGTTACCAATCTCCGCTATATTAGCAGCATTATTATTCTATATTCTTAACTTATTTTTCTAATTGAATTACAAATAGAACTTCAGTATCACGTGTAATATGTGGTACTGAAGTTTTGTCATTTTTAAAGAAGTTTTTAAAAGAAAATATAAAA
This is a stretch of genomic DNA from Staphylococcus roterodami. It encodes these proteins:
- a CDS encoding inorganic phosphate transporter, which produces MSYIIIVTIAVVIFSLVFDFINGFHDTANAVATAVSTRALTPKTAILMAAVMNFIGALTFTGVAGTITKDIVDPFKLENGLVVVLAAILAAIVWNLATWFYGIPSSSSHALIGSIAGAAIASEGSFSVLHYQGFTKIIIVLIVSPIIAFCVGFLMYSIFKVIFKNANLTRANRNFRFFQIFTAALQSFSHGTNDAQKSMGIITLALIVANVQTDGSVEPQLWVKVACATAMGLGTAIGGWKIIKTVGGNIMKIRPANGAAADLSSALTIFVASSLHFPLSTTHVVSSSILGVGASNRAKGVKWSTAQRMIITWVITLPISAILAALLFYILNLFF